In Chthoniobacterales bacterium, one DNA window encodes the following:
- the gatC gene encoding Asp-tRNA(Asn)/Glu-tRNA(Gln) amidotransferase subunit GatC, translating to MSQPDFDVRHIAHLARIELTDDEATQFQSQIGHVLEYVAKMRTVDVTGIEPTAHAYPIYNVFREDVPRDWFTPAEALANAPHQANQLFVVTKVLE from the coding sequence ATGAGCCAGCCCGACTTCGACGTCCGCCACATTGCCCATCTCGCCCGCATCGAATTGACCGATGACGAGGCCACTCAATTTCAATCGCAGATCGGCCATGTGCTCGAATACGTCGCCAAAATGCGCACCGTCGATGTCACCGGCATCGAGCCCACGGCCCACGCCTACCCGATTTACAACGTCTTTCGCGAGGACGTGCCGCGCGACTGGTTCACGCCCGCCGAGGCGCTGGCGAATGCACCGCATCAGGCCAATCAACTCTTCGTCGTCACCAAGGTTCTCGAATAA
- the gatA gene encoding Asp-tRNA(Asn)/Glu-tRNA(Gln) amidotransferase subunit GatA, giving the protein MHTLTIAGLRRKLVGREVTATEVIEALASRIQSVDPQVQGYLSYSIENALAEAKNANLDLPLGGVPIAIKDVIAVQGEQNTCASKILETYRASFSATVIHKLRAAGAIPFGRCNLDEFAMGSSTENSAYQKTKNPWELDRIPGGSSGGSAAVVAADEAFASLGSDTGGSIRQPAALCGCVGLKPTYGRVSRFGLTAFASSLDQIGPFAKTVEDAALVLNALSGLDPLDSTSLDIPVPDFTADLGKDIRGMRIGLPKEYFIAGIDPQVERAVRAAVDHYASLGAEIIDVSLPHTEHAVGVYYIIATAEASANLARFDGVRYGHRSKSGQGLLEHYLKTRAEGFGPEVKRRIILGTYVLSSGYHDAYYLQAQKVRTLIRRDFTQAFEKVDAIICPTSPTPAFKIGEKSNDPLAMYLADIFTIATNLAGLPGLSLPCGFAEVDGKHLPIGVQLLGKSFDESNLLRLAHAYEQTTEWHKARPAL; this is encoded by the coding sequence ATGCACACGCTCACCATCGCCGGTCTGCGGCGCAAACTCGTCGGTAGGGAAGTCACGGCCACGGAAGTCATCGAAGCCCTCGCCAGCCGCATCCAGTCGGTCGATCCGCAGGTCCAGGGATACCTCTCTTACTCGATTGAAAACGCGCTCGCGGAAGCGAAAAACGCCAACCTCGATCTCCCGCTCGGCGGCGTGCCGATCGCGATCAAGGACGTCATCGCCGTCCAGGGCGAGCAAAACACCTGCGCCTCGAAAATCCTCGAAACTTATCGCGCTTCCTTCTCGGCCACCGTCATTCACAAGCTGCGCGCAGCGGGTGCGATTCCCTTCGGACGCTGCAATCTCGATGAGTTTGCGATGGGTTCCTCCACGGAAAATTCCGCCTACCAGAAAACCAAAAACCCATGGGAATTGGATCGCATTCCGGGTGGTTCCAGCGGCGGCTCGGCGGCGGTCGTGGCGGCGGATGAAGCGTTTGCCTCGCTTGGCTCCGACACCGGCGGTTCCATTCGCCAACCAGCGGCGCTTTGTGGCTGCGTCGGGTTAAAGCCGACTTACGGACGCGTCTCGCGTTTCGGCCTCACCGCCTTTGCCTCCTCTCTCGATCAGATCGGACCCTTCGCCAAAACCGTGGAAGACGCCGCGCTCGTCCTCAACGCCCTGTCCGGTCTCGATCCGCTCGATTCCACTTCGCTCGACATTCCCGTGCCCGATTTCACCGCCGACCTCGGCAAAGACATTCGCGGAATGCGGATCGGACTCCCCAAAGAATATTTCATCGCTGGCATCGATCCCCAAGTCGAACGCGCCGTGCGCGCTGCCGTCGATCATTACGCTTCGCTCGGGGCCGAGATCATCGATGTTTCGCTCCCGCATACTGAGCACGCGGTCGGCGTTTATTACATCATCGCGACCGCCGAGGCGTCGGCCAATCTCGCCCGCTTCGATGGCGTGCGTTACGGGCATCGCTCGAAGTCGGGTCAGGGTCTGCTCGAGCATTACCTGAAAACCCGCGCCGAAGGCTTCGGCCCCGAGGTGAAGCGCCGCATCATTCTCGGCACCTACGTTCTCAGCTCCGGCTACCACGACGCCTACTATTTGCAGGCGCAAAAAGTCCGCACCCTCATCCGGCGCGACTTCACCCAGGCCTTTGAAAAAGTGGACGCGATCATCTGCCCGACATCGCCGACGCCCGCCTTCAAGATCGGGGAAAAATCCAACGACCCGCTCGCGATGTATCTCGCCGACATCTTCACCATCGCCACGAATCTGGCCGGTCTCCCCGGTCTGAGCCTCCCCTGCGGATTCGCCGAGGTGGACGGCAAACACCTCCCCATTGGAGTGCAACTTCTTGGGAAATCCTTCGACGAAAGCAACCTCCTCCGCCTCGCCCACGCCTACGAGCAGACGACGGAATGGCACAAGGCCCGTCCGGCGTTGTAA
- a CDS encoding helix-hairpin-helix domain-containing protein, with translation MKRLLSRLVLVWLVVLQVASVYADKWTTLKDCKLVRSEYGDGDSFHVYAAGTDYIIRLYFVDCAETNDSYPDRVETQGAYWKIDTKKTLELGKKAEEFTNRKLSKPFTVITQFLNARGASNQPRYYGFVYPENGKEILQEQLVANGLARVFGMNTRLPDGRDVDAFHQQLTRLEDKAKSQHLGGWGGKEAVEVKAPTNDDFFNRARALSKATPLPTPAPTPTPATVTATPQVPAKTTGPRLSPNGSSLVNINTASAEEINTLPKIGDVLTQRIIAGRPYKTVSDLMMVKGMKSSIMDAITPRVTVDGN, from the coding sequence ATGAAACGTCTTCTGTCTCGTCTCGTCCTCGTCTGGCTGGTTGTTCTCCAAGTCGCATCGGTTTATGCCGACAAATGGACCACGCTGAAGGACTGCAAACTCGTCCGCTCCGAGTATGGCGACGGCGACAGTTTCCACGTCTATGCCGCGGGCACCGACTACATCATTCGCCTCTATTTCGTCGATTGCGCCGAGACGAACGACAGCTACCCCGACCGCGTGGAAACGCAGGGTGCTTACTGGAAAATCGACACTAAGAAAACATTGGAACTCGGCAAGAAAGCGGAGGAATTCACCAATCGGAAACTGTCGAAGCCCTTCACCGTCATCACCCAGTTTCTGAACGCTCGTGGGGCGAGCAACCAACCGCGCTACTACGGATTTGTCTATCCCGAGAACGGCAAGGAAATCCTCCAGGAACAGCTTGTTGCGAACGGTCTGGCGCGAGTCTTCGGCATGAACACGCGGCTGCCCGACGGACGCGACGTGGACGCTTTTCACCAGCAATTGACGCGGCTCGAAGACAAGGCGAAGTCGCAACATCTCGGCGGCTGGGGCGGAAAAGAAGCCGTCGAAGTGAAAGCCCCGACGAACGACGATTTCTTCAACCGCGCCCGCGCCCTATCCAAGGCCACGCCGCTGCCAACACCCGCACCGACGCCCACTCCAGCGACCGTGACGGCCACACCGCAGGTCCCGGCGAAAACGACCGGGCCGAGGTTGTCGCCCAACGGGTCGAGTTTGGTAAATATCAACACGGCATCGGCGGAGGAAATCAACACCCTGCCGAAGATCGGCGACGTGCTCACCCAGCGGATCATCGCCGGTCGCCCTTACAAAACCGTCAGCGACCTGATGATGGTGAAAGGCATGAAGTCCTCGATCATGGACGCGATCACGCCCCGAGTCACCGTGGACGGGAACTGA
- the bioF gene encoding 8-amino-7-oxononanoate synthase, with amino-acid sequence MITVAEQLAEIRSRSLHRSLREIVTPQGNEIALVGKRLLNFSSNDYLGLASDPVLVEAAQAALEKYGVGAGASRLVCGTLTPHIQLEKTLAAFKRTEAALTFSSGHAAALGAVQSLVGKHDVIIIDKLAHACLIDAARLSQAVVRVFPHNHLGKLESHLEWARENHPESRVLIITESIFSMDGDHAPLVEIVALKQKYQAYLLVDEAHAVGILGAHGRGLAEKLGVASKIDLQMGTLSKALGVSGGYICASRVMIELLVNRARSFIFSTAVPPMLAAAATAAVNFVASPEGDERRKALWQNIRHLEKALRKIDPNYPAAGSAILPWIVGGEEDALLLARSLFEEGFHVPAIRYPTVAKGAARLRITVNALHTTEQIDALCEALARLCPIPLEVAGD; translated from the coding sequence ATGATCACCGTCGCCGAACAGCTCGCCGAGATTCGTTCGCGCTCGCTCCATCGGAGTTTGAGGGAAATCGTCACACCGCAGGGCAACGAAATCGCGCTCGTTGGCAAACGGTTGCTGAATTTTTCCTCCAACGACTACCTCGGCCTCGCCAGCGACCCGGTTCTCGTCGAGGCGGCTCAGGCTGCGCTGGAAAAATACGGAGTCGGAGCCGGCGCGTCGCGGTTGGTTTGCGGCACGCTCACGCCGCACATCCAGTTGGAGAAAACGCTCGCCGCCTTCAAGCGCACCGAGGCCGCGCTTACCTTTTCCAGCGGTCACGCCGCTGCCCTCGGAGCCGTCCAATCGCTCGTCGGCAAACACGATGTCATCATTATCGACAAACTCGCCCACGCCTGCCTGATCGACGCCGCGCGGTTGAGCCAGGCCGTCGTCCGCGTGTTCCCTCACAATCATCTCGGCAAACTCGAAAGCCACCTCGAATGGGCCCGCGAAAATCATCCCGAGAGCCGCGTGCTCATCATCACCGAATCCATCTTCAGCATGGACGGCGACCACGCGCCGCTCGTGGAAATCGTCGCCTTGAAACAGAAATACCAGGCCTACCTGCTTGTCGATGAGGCGCACGCCGTCGGCATCCTCGGCGCGCACGGACGCGGACTCGCCGAAAAGCTCGGAGTCGCCAGCAAGATCGACCTGCAAATGGGCACGCTGAGCAAGGCACTCGGCGTCAGCGGCGGCTACATTTGTGCCAGCCGCGTGATGATCGAACTCCTGGTCAACCGCGCCCGGAGTTTCATCTTTTCCACCGCCGTCCCTCCGATGCTGGCCGCAGCGGCGACGGCAGCGGTGAACTTCGTCGCCTCCCCCGAAGGGGACGAACGCCGCAAGGCTCTCTGGCAAAACATCCGCCACCTCGAAAAAGCCCTGCGCAAGATCGATCCCAATTATCCCGCCGCCGGCTCGGCGATTCTCCCCTGGATCGTCGGCGGCGAAGAAGACGCCCTGCTCCTGGCGAGGTCGCTCTTTGAGGAAGGTTTCCACGTTCCAGCGATCCGTTACCCAACCGTCGCGAAGGGTGCTGCCCGACTCCGCATCACCGTCAACGCCCTCCACACCACAGAGCAGATCGACGCCCTCTGCGAAGCCCTCGCCCGCCTCTGCCCCATTCCCTTGGAAGTCGCGGGAGATTAA
- a CDS encoding LOG family protein, which translates to MPIVRFSGRLKGKDDPQREVRSRLLYLLFRAGWDIYNANGDQRITLRNIEKKIIESDAFVFTPGATLEDMFKATSVLVGYQTQDPHLNGKPTLVLDEDGSWGMYYALMDHLHVTGMIRQEYRELLIPVKSAQEVIEWLQNDPVIGENRLESDPIDDCAPTDATEDIVIGMPPQNVCVFCSASIKTPEVINDGYLLGKALADAGLGCISGAGNSGVMGSVVRGAIEANGWSGGSNVPHIIELEGLPDGISCFWPRPDIYLRMEVMIQRSQAFVIFPGGAGTFQELLALLILHQQNSKIMEGKPVIIFNRLMEDGTRFWGPLFPLLEAAGGQGFYTEVTKLEDVVPTVQRLLGS; encoded by the coding sequence ATGCCTATTGTTAGATTTTCTGGTCGGCTGAAGGGAAAAGACGATCCCCAGCGCGAGGTGCGTTCGCGTTTGCTCTATCTTCTCTTCCGCGCGGGCTGGGATATTTACAATGCCAATGGCGACCAGCGCATCACGCTGCGGAATATTGAAAAAAAAATCATCGAGTCCGATGCGTTCGTCTTCACGCCCGGCGCAACGCTGGAGGATATGTTTAAAGCCACCTCCGTGCTCGTCGGCTACCAAACGCAGGACCCGCATTTGAATGGAAAACCGACTCTCGTGCTCGACGAGGACGGTTCCTGGGGAATGTATTACGCGCTCATGGATCACCTGCACGTCACGGGGATGATCCGCCAGGAATATCGCGAGCTGCTCATCCCGGTGAAGTCGGCTCAGGAAGTGATCGAATGGCTCCAAAACGACCCGGTCATCGGCGAAAACAGACTCGAGTCCGATCCGATTGACGACTGCGCTCCGACCGATGCGACCGAGGACATCGTTATCGGAATGCCGCCGCAAAACGTCTGCGTTTTCTGCTCCGCCAGCATCAAGACACCCGAAGTCATCAACGACGGCTACCTCCTCGGCAAAGCCCTCGCCGACGCGGGGCTCGGCTGCATTTCCGGCGCGGGCAACAGCGGCGTCATGGGTTCCGTCGTTCGCGGCGCGATCGAGGCCAACGGCTGGAGCGGCGGTTCCAACGTCCCGCACATTATCGAACTCGAGGGGCTGCCCGATGGCATCAGTTGCTTCTGGCCGCGGCCCGATATTTACCTGCGCATGGAGGTCATGATCCAGCGTTCGCAGGCGTTCGTCATCTTTCCCGGCGGCGCAGGGACGTTTCAGGAATTGCTCGCGCTCCTCATTTTGCACCAGCAAAACTCGAAGATCATGGAAGGCAAACCGGTGATCATTTTCAACCGCCTGATGGAAGACGGCACCCGCTTCTGGGGTCCGCTTTTCCCACTGCTCGAAGCGGCGGGCGGCCAGGGCTTTTACACCGAAGTGACGAAGCTCGAGGACGTGGTCCCGACCGTCCAGCGATTGCTCGGGAGTTAG
- the purS gene encoding phosphoribosylformylglycinamidine synthase subunit PurS, with amino-acid sequence MKATVVVMPKASVLDPQGVAVKNAVHSLGLTSVTGIRIGKTMEIELDSPLDAAGEKQLHAICRDLLSNPVIEDYRLEIGE; translated from the coding sequence ATGAAAGCCACCGTCGTCGTCATGCCCAAAGCCTCCGTGCTCGATCCCCAGGGAGTCGCTGTGAAAAATGCAGTTCACTCCCTCGGCCTCACCTCGGTGACCGGCATTCGCATCGGCAAAACCATGGAAATCGAACTCGACTCACCGCTGGACGCCGCCGGTGAAAAACAACTCCACGCCATCTGTCGCGACTTGCTTTCCAATCCGGTGATCGAAGACTACCGACTGGAGATCGGGGAATGA